CCCATGCCCGGAGCGTTGATAAGGGCGTAGCGCCGTGGGACCCCGCCGAGCCCTCCATCTGGCCTGCCGTGGAGGACAACGATGACCTCTTTGCCCTCGCGCCACTTCTCACGCTCATAGACGCCCGCGTCCCAGATCGTCACCTCCCCGGCACCATATTCGCCCGGGGCGATCGTGCCCTCGAACGTGCCGTACTCGAGAGGGTGGTCCTCGGTCATGACCGCCAGGCGGTTGGTGTCCTTCTCGAGCGGAGGGCTCTTCGGCACCGCCCACGAGACGAGAACTCCCGAGTGTTCGAGACGGAAATCCCAGTGGAGGCGCCGGGCGTGATGCTCCTGAATGACGAAAGATGGCAGGTCGCCCTCGTCAAGGGTGCGGGGTCGAGGGGGATCCGCTGGTACGGGCTCAGCCGTCTTCTCTGGGTTCCTCATCGACCTGTACGTGGTGAGCCGATCAACCGTCTCCGCTTCTGATCCCGCAGCGAGCGGCGCAATCGGGTCGAACCCGTCGGCCAGGCGATCGAGGACCTGTTCCATCACCAGATGGTCGAGGTCGGGCTCATCGAGCTCCTCCCACGTGCGGGGAGCGGCGACGGTCGGCCTGAGGCGACCGCGGAGCGAATAGGGGCTGATCGTCGTCTTCGAGGCGCTGTTCTGGCTCCAATCGACGAAGACCTTCCCGGTTCGCTTCGCCTTCTTCATCTCCGACACGACGAGGTCGCCATGGTCGGCTTCGAGGGCTCGGGCAAGCTCCTTGGCGACGGAGGAGATCGCGTCAGAGTTGTGGGCGCCCTCGAGCGGGGCGTACAGGTGAATCCCCTTCGAGCCCGAGGTGACCGGGTACGTCTCCATCCCCATGTCATCGAGGATCTCGCGGCACCAGCGGGCCACCTCCGCGCATTCGATCAGCCCGACGCCGGGTCCGGGGTCGAGATCGAGGACGAGCCGGTCGGGATTGCGGGGCTGGCCGTTCCGGCCGAATCGCCACTGCGGCACGTGCAGCTCGAGGGCCGCCACCTGAGCGAACCACGCGAGCGTGGCCGGCTCCTCGACGAGCGGGTAGCGGTTGATGCGACTCGAGTGGGTGATCTTGCCGACCGGGATCCAGGAGGGCGCGGAATCCTCGAGATCCTTGCGGAAGAAGACCTCGCCGGGCTCCTCGGCGGTGCCGACACCGTCGACCCATCGCTTGCGGGTGACGGGCCTGCCGCGAAGGAGCGGGAGAATCGCGTCGGCCACGGCGAGGTAATAGTGGATGACCTCAGCCTTGGTCGTCCCCGTCTCGGGGTACATCACCTTGCCCAGATTGGTGACCGACAGTGAGCGCTCGCCAACCTGGAACTTCTTCCCGTGGGCCACGGCCGTTCCTTTCTCGAGCGTTCTCTGAGAGTAGACTCCATGTCTTTGCCGCTCAACCTTTCGGCAAGGGGGCGGTCTGTCTAGGCTGTGCGACATGCGTGCAGTGTGGACGGGTGCAATCACCTTCGGCCTCGTCAATGTTCCGGTCAAGGCCTACAGCGCGGTGGAGGATCATGACATCCGTTTCCACCAGGTCCACAATGCCGACGGCGGCCGAATCAGGTACGAGCGCAAGTGCGAAGTGTGCGGCAAGAAGGTCGAATACAAGGACATCGACAAGGCCTATCAGGAGGGTGAGGACACGGTCGTCATCACCGAGGAGGACCTGAAATCCCTGCCCTCCGCGGAGAACCGCGAGATCGAGGTCGTCCAGTTCGTGCCGGGCGACCAGGTCGACCCCATCATGTTCGAGCGCAGCTACTATCTTGAACCCGAGGGCAAGTCGCCCAAGTCCTATCTGCTCCTTCGCCAGACGCTCGAGGACACCGACCGTATCGCCATCGTCCAGTTCGCGCTGCGCCAGAAGACCCGCCTCGGTGCGCTTCGCGTC
This is a stretch of genomic DNA from Flaviflexus salsibiostraticola. It encodes these proteins:
- a CDS encoding ATP-dependent DNA ligase, translating into MAHGKKFQVGERSLSVTNLGKVMYPETGTTKAEVIHYYLAVADAILPLLRGRPVTRKRWVDGVGTAEEPGEVFFRKDLEDSAPSWIPVGKITHSSRINRYPLVEEPATLAWFAQVAALELHVPQWRFGRNGQPRNPDRLVLDLDPGPGVGLIECAEVARWCREILDDMGMETYPVTSGSKGIHLYAPLEGAHNSDAISSVAKELARALEADHGDLVVSEMKKAKRTGKVFVDWSQNSASKTTISPYSLRGRLRPTVAAPRTWEELDEPDLDHLVMEQVLDRLADGFDPIAPLAAGSEAETVDRLTTYRSMRNPEKTAEPVPADPPRPRTLDEGDLPSFVIQEHHARRLHWDFRLEHSGVLVSWAVPKSPPLEKDTNRLAVMTEDHPLEYGTFEGTIAPGEYGAGEVTIWDAGVYEREKWREGKEVIVVLHGRPDGGLGGVPRRYALINAPGMGEDKNWLIRLMNDQPDEDTSASDGTDTGTSKDTGSTTATGPRSKPSDRPRTDPQPTVSVSDLPAPMLATRGTPAEIARSIADGEEWAFEMKWDGYRIITGVDTGGGLALASRNGKDLTHAFPAGIELVELLQGEAGEQGGAVLDGELVALDEQGRPDFGLLQASIKDGEAAELRYMVFDILQLGPPGPGAGRSLVRTPYRERREILLDSLAAGEAIAIPPAHTGRLELAQRVSRELGLEGVVAKRIDSTYLSGQRGSAWIKLKLQIHQEVVIVGARHGADNPDRIRSLLVAVPDGEGDLVYAGRVGTGFTQAQLAEIKKRLERIRRKTPPIAGIPDADRRDAWWVTPKLVAEVSIAGRTRGGSVRHAVWRGWREDKAPGDVRWEV
- a CDS encoding Ku protein; the encoded protein is MRAVWTGAITFGLVNVPVKAYSAVEDHDIRFHQVHNADGGRIRYERKCEVCGKKVEYKDIDKAYQEGEDTVVITEEDLKSLPSAENREIEVVQFVPGDQVDPIMFERSYYLEPEGKSPKSYLLLRQTLEDTDRIAIVQFALRQKTRLGALRVRGKVLILHGLLWADEVREMDFPNAKSRAKISDQELKLSAALVDQFASDFTPKDFEDEYQIELRKLIDAKLKEGDTLDTAATFGEREEHAEDEADVIDLMEALKASLDKKRGSERKSKRGSGGKNPSKSA